In Thermococcus stetteri, the following proteins share a genomic window:
- a CDS encoding flippase — translation MAESLKLKLLKNAGWLFSAEMISKLLAYGVVVILSRTLGPEGLGQYSFIFYYVGLLGIFSDLGVGYYFMREVARDRGKANELLSDVLGFKIVLALFNFIVIVLLTLFLPKPTWMKAIILLAGAEAMLTWVSLVFVQLMYAHEMTKYEAIARTVERFWAFFVGGIVLYFYRSLPPFIIALLVGYAVRESLRIKWGAKFVKKISIRFKPQIWFSLLRRSYPFWLIGLFTLIYYRTDMVMLSLMRGDYETGIYRAAFTLIEVSLFIPNIVIVTTMPSMAKLHEKDKKTLKLLFRKAFQALLLLGVLGTAGYYLFARLGIVIVFGDRFLSSVPVLRILAFAVPFMFLNSLFGSYMNATGRELTFTKITGFTALLNVLLNYFLILNYGAEGAAVATVVSQGVANVLCLYSLKTKGGMLGGK, via the coding sequence ATGGCCGAGAGTCTAAAACTGAAGTTGCTTAAAAACGCAGGCTGGCTCTTCAGTGCTGAAATGATTTCGAAGCTCTTAGCTTACGGTGTAGTCGTTATCCTGAGCAGAACCCTTGGCCCGGAGGGGCTTGGTCAGTATTCGTTCATCTTTTACTACGTTGGGCTTTTGGGGATCTTTTCAGACTTGGGGGTTGGTTACTACTTCATGCGCGAGGTTGCGCGGGACAGGGGAAAAGCTAACGAGCTCCTGTCCGATGTCCTCGGTTTTAAAATCGTTCTCGCACTTTTCAACTTCATTGTTATAGTCCTGCTAACGCTCTTTCTCCCGAAGCCGACTTGGATGAAGGCCATCATCCTGCTGGCCGGAGCGGAGGCTATGCTCACCTGGGTCTCGTTGGTGTTTGTACAGCTTATGTATGCTCATGAAATGACGAAGTATGAGGCAATAGCAAGGACAGTTGAGAGGTTTTGGGCGTTTTTTGTTGGAGGAATTGTTCTTTACTTTTACAGATCTCTTCCTCCATTTATAATTGCGCTTCTCGTTGGCTATGCAGTTAGGGAGTCTTTAAGAATAAAATGGGGAGCTAAATTCGTCAAGAAAATCAGCATTCGATTTAAACCGCAAATATGGTTCTCTCTACTAAGGAGATCATACCCCTTCTGGCTCATCGGTCTCTTCACACTCATCTACTACCGCACGGACATGGTTATGCTTAGCCTCATGAGGGGCGATTACGAGACCGGGATTTACAGGGCGGCCTTTACCCTCATTGAGGTCTCCCTGTTTATTCCAAACATCGTTATTGTCACGACGATGCCCTCGATGGCGAAGCTCCATGAAAAGGATAAAAAAACGCTAAAGCTTCTCTTCAGGAAGGCCTTTCAGGCACTGCTGCTCCTCGGGGTCCTTGGGACAGCTGGTTATTACCTCTTCGCCCGCCTTGGGATAGTTATCGTCTTTGGGGATAGATTCCTCTCAAGCGTGCCGGTACTCAGAATACTGGCCTTTGCAGTTCCTTTTATGTTCCTAAACTCGCTCTTTGGGAGCTACATGAACGCCACGGGGAGGGAGCTAACTTTTACCAAAATAACTGGGTTTACGGCACTATTAAACGTGCTCCTGAACTACTTCTTGATACTCAACTACGGAGCAGAGGGAGCGGCAGTGGCGACGGTTGTGAGTCAGGGAGTGGCAAATGTTTTATGTCTCTACAGTTTAAAAACTAAAGGAGGGATGTTAGGTGGAAAGTAG